The Lynx canadensis isolate LIC74 chromosome A2, mLynCan4.pri.v2, whole genome shotgun sequence DNA segment AAATTGTAAAACTTCCTATGCACCGACACCTTTCCGTAGACGggtaacccttgaacaacatgggggtagGGCTGCTGATCACCCCCCTGCATACAAAATTTGCATAACATTTGACTCCCCTCACCTCTGCCAAACTTTACTACTGTTAGAtcactgttgaccagaagccttactgataacataaacagttgattaacacacgttttgtatgttatgtgtgtgtgtgtgtgtgtgtgtgtgtgtgtgtgtgtgtgtgtgctgttttcttacaataaagtaagttagagaaaagaaaatgttattaagaaattcATAAGGAGGGGctccaggctggctcagtcagtagactgtgtgactcttgatctcggggtagTGGGATTAGgcccccacgttgggtatagagcttacattaaaaaaaaaaaaaatcaggggcgcctgggtggctcagtcggttgagcatccaacttcaactcaggtcacggtcttgcagttcgtgagtttgagccccgcatcgggctctgtgccaacaaacagctcagagcctggagcctgcttccgattctgtatctttctctctctccccctcccccggtcGTGCtatgcctctttctgtctctcaaaaataagtaaatgttaaaaaaaaatttttttttaatcataaggAAATGGGAgctaacccaagtgtccactgattgatgagtggagaaagaagatatgacacacacacacacacacacacacacacacacacacacactgggatattattcagccataaaagaatgaaatgttgccctTTGCAACtccacggatggagctagagagtataatgctcaGCAAGataaaccagtcagagaaagacaaatcccgtgtgattgcactcatatgtggaatttaagaaacaaatgagcaaaggggaaaaaaacagagagagagagaggcaaaccgagaaacagactcttaactacagagaacacccCAGTGGtgcccagaggggaggggtgggggtgggtgaggtCGGTGATGGGGAGCAGCGAGGGCACTTGTCACGACGAGCACCAGGGGTTGTCTgcaactgttgaatcactatatcgtacacctaaaactagtatcacactgtacgttaactaaccggaattaaagtgaaaacaaacaacaaccacaaaagaaaaccataaggaaaagaaaatgcatttacggCACTGGgcttactggaaaaaaaacccttgtGTAAGGGGACCCTTGCAGTTCAAAGCCATGTTGTTCAGGGTACGTGAGGGTACGTGAACACTTGGTCCTCCAGTTTAGGCTTTTGtcctattttgttttgcttttatgcGGCTGGGGTTACGTGATGTGTATGTTCTTGAGATGTCCCTTCGTCGGTTTCACTTGTGGGCACGCGGCGCGGGTCTTGGTGGATTCTCCGTTTCCCTCTGGATCCACCGTGTGCCTTGTAgatggctgcatagtattcccTTGTGTGGATGAGCCGATTCATTAAGCCGCTCTTCAGTCAGCGGACGTTTAGATCGCGCCCTGGCTTGTTTGGGCTGCTACAACCAAATACCACATACTGGgcggcttataaacaacagaaagtaaTTGCTTACacttttggaggctgggaagttgaAGATGAAGGCACCGGTCCGGTCCTGTTCTAATGAAGACCTCCCTCTGGGCTGCAGCCCCCTTCGTGCTGCGGCAGGAGGAGGGAGctagctctctggggtctcttttataagggcccTAACCCCATTCACGAGGGGCTTTCacatcccaaaggccccacctcttaaGACTATCACATCGGGAGTTAGGGGCTTCAATAGTGAATTTGAGGCTGGATATTCAGACCGGGGCAGGTTACTTCCCATTTTTCGACTTTTCTACTTAACAATGCAGCAAATGCCTTGTTGGTCTTTCCTGTGCCCTCATGCCAATGGCTTCTGGAGCTAGATTCCAAAAACCGGAAATAATATGTCACGAAGTCTGGGCATTTGTGATATACTAGCCTGCCCAATTTTCCCCCTGGAGCAATTTGCATCGCCACTGGTAGCATCTCATACTGCCTCCTTCCTCACATACACACCAGCACACGAGGTGATCGGGGTTTTTCGTTTTTGCCAGCCTGGGGAGGGTGAAGCAGTCGGTGTTCCATCCTGTGGCTTTCTGGCGAGGTTGGGGGTCTTACGGTAGATCTGGACGGAGGCTGTCCTGTTAGTCTGTGTACTGACTCTCTGACCCTGTTTTGGTCTCCCTTctgccacccccccaccgccATGCCCTGCAACGTAGGTACCTCTGCGATTTCACCTACTACACCTCTCTGTACCAGAGTCATGGCCGCTCAGCCTTCGTTCATGTGCCCCCGCTGGGCAAGCCGTACAACGCAGACCAGCTGGGCAGGGCGCTGCGGGCCATCATCGAGGAGATGCTGGACGTCCTGGAGCAGACAGAAGGCAAAATCAACTGTCGCCACAAACACTGAGAGCCTCTTAGGCCTCCCAAGACCTCGTCCCACTAGGGACCCTGGGAGGGACATCTGCCTTCTGGGGCCCGGCCAAGGAGGATACGCCTGACAGCTGGGGATCTGATTTGGATCAATATTCCGACTTCCAcacctcttcctttttctccgcaAAAGGGCTGGTCGATTGGCAAGGGGTGGCTGAAGATTTTTCCTCTATCGCCTTTTGCTTTAGGGGACACCGCCACAATGGCCGGGAAGCCCGTGGGTCCCGATCTCCACGGGGAATCCTGGCCGAGTGGATCTCTGCTCTTTGATCCCGCAGCTGGGGCCCCCTGTTCACCTGCCTAAGTCTCCGGTGAAGGGATTCCGGTGTTCCCCCCGTCCATGACTGGTTTTTCCCAAACTTAAAAACTCCTTGAAATGTCTTTGCCCTGATTCATGTCCCAACAGCCTGGACAGCCCTGGAAAGGGCTGCCTTGGGATATGgcaggggctttttttttttctttctcctctctctctctctctctctctctctctctgtctctcttactctggAGCGGGGCTGCCGGTGGAAAGCAGACCTTGTCATTTTGACATGCacatgactgtttttttttttttttttttaatgtgtaaaaattTATAGCAGCTGCAAACCCACCCCACATCTGGCCTGGATTTTTGTGGACTTGGTGCTGGGGACCAGCTTACTGCTCTCCTCGTGGCGGTGGGGGCAGAATGGGGCCTGGGGGCCGGAGTTTGCCGAACTCCATGTGTGCTGGCGTGTTTGAGCACGAGGGTGGCGAAGCAGCCAGGGGGCTTTTGTGTAGATGGATTTGGAGCCGCGCCCAGGACTCAGGAGTAAATTTTGATCTCACTCCCTGGCAGCTTTGAACTTGCCAGCCGGGGATGAGAGTAACGCCACCCAGCTGGACCTTGATTACCGGTCAGAGGGAGAGAACGACCACAGCAGTCAGGAAGCCAACTGAGGAAAACACCCATTCGGGAAGGGATCTACTACTTTGGGGGACCGTGTGGTTTTATCATGCCCCTAAGTGTGAGGTGTGCTGGAATCTGATGCCGTGTTGGATCGTGTCGGTGTTTCCCAGCATGCAGTTCTTTTGAAAACAGATGAGggtgttgctttgttttgttttgttttgttttcttcaaccTTCACCTTCTTCC contains these protein-coding regions:
- the PGPEP1 gene encoding pyroglutamyl-peptidase 1 isoform X3 translates to MEQPRKAVVVTGFGPFGEHTVNASWIAVQELEKLGLGDSVDLHVYEIPVEYKTVQRLIPALWEKHSPQVPLRFHLLHLSVPESWPLSLRSCAPAGQAVQRRPAGQGAAGHHRGDAGRPGADRRQNQLSPQTLRAS